In a single window of the Candidatus Omnitrophota bacterium genome:
- a CDS encoding glycosyltransferase family 2 protein translates to MNAGVLIPAYNEGRHIGDLVARVQATGYPALVIDDGSKDDTAKAARHAGAEVIILDSNQGKGAAIQVGFDWALERNFEAALILDGDGQHDPAEIGRFIEAAQEEQVQLVLGNRLANPAGMPLIRLWTNRFMSWVLSRMCGQNLPDSQCGYRLVKRKVLEKIRLNYLRYDSDSELLMRIARKGWIIASVPVRSIYAGSKSEINPVIDTLRWFRLLWRLSRTP, encoded by the coding sequence ATGAACGCTGGGGTGTTGATTCCCGCTTACAATGAAGGCCGGCACATCGGGGACTTGGTCGCGCGTGTTCAAGCGACCGGATATCCCGCGCTTGTCATTGATGACGGTTCCAAGGATGACACAGCAAAGGCCGCGCGACATGCCGGGGCTGAGGTCATAATCCTTGATTCCAACCAAGGGAAAGGAGCGGCCATCCAAGTCGGGTTTGATTGGGCTTTGGAGCGCAATTTCGAGGCTGCCCTGATTTTGGACGGGGATGGGCAGCATGACCCCGCAGAAATTGGACGTTTTATCGAGGCAGCACAAGAAGAGCAGGTGCAGCTCGTTTTGGGCAACAGACTGGCAAATCCCGCAGGCATGCCTTTGATCCGCCTGTGGACCAACCGGTTCATGTCCTGGGTGCTCTCCCGCATGTGCGGGCAGAATCTGCCGGACAGCCAGTGCGGGTACCGTCTTGTCAAACGCAAGGTCCTGGAGAAGATCCGCCTGAACTACCTCCGCTATGATTCAGACTCCGAGCTCCTGATGCGAATAGCCCGCAAGGGCTGGATCATTGCCTCGGTCCCGGTAAGGAGCATTTACGCCGGCTCCAAGAGTGAAATCAATCCAGTGATAGATACCTTACGCTGGTTCCGCCTGTTGTGGCGGCTCAGCAGAACCCCGTAA
- a CDS encoding small multi-drug export protein produces MGINELYQALVARGLEGLGAVFLLAAMPISELRGSIPCGILAFHQSASSVFWVSIAGNLLPVLPLLWLLEPVCNRLSRYKLGRRWVDWLYDRTDRRAEMVRKYEVLGLILLVAIPLPMTGAYTGAVAASLFRIRKGVAFWAITAGVFIAGGIVLALTLLGRWGLS; encoded by the coding sequence ATGGGCATCAATGAGCTTTACCAAGCCCTGGTTGCACGAGGCCTTGAGGGTCTGGGAGCAGTCTTTCTCCTGGCAGCAATGCCCATCAGCGAGCTGCGCGGCTCCATTCCCTGCGGAATTCTGGCCTTCCATCAATCCGCAAGCTCCGTTTTCTGGGTCTCGATTGCCGGGAATCTTCTGCCGGTTTTGCCCCTGCTCTGGCTCCTGGAGCCCGTCTGCAACAGGCTTTCACGCTACAAACTGGGCCGGCGCTGGGTAGACTGGCTCTATGACCGCACAGACCGCCGGGCTGAAATGGTCCGGAAGTACGAAGTCCTGGGCCTGATACTCCTTGTGGCGATTCCCTTGCCCATGACCGGGGCCTACACAGGCGCGGTGGCGGCTTCTCTGTTCCGCATCCGGAAAGGGGTTGCCTTTTGGGCCATCACCGCAGGAGTCTTTATTGCCGGCGGGATTGTGCTGGCCCTGACTCTGCTCGGCAGATGGGGGCTTTCATGA